One part of the Chryseobacterium mulctrae genome encodes these proteins:
- a CDS encoding GLPGLI family protein — translation MKKLILLLFPLIISAQTHRFIYQFHYKLDSTATELTAENMILDVNPNNVKFYPYSYAETDSLNIIRDQHVSRWDDHLPALIRKKGSFENTSLILLNDLFSLKSTDKMTWKLLNDTKVDGQYTLQKATTTFGGRNWIAWFSKDVNLSEGPYKFRGLPGLIFEIEDDKNNFMFKLSKSMKFPKTYEAKFLESFAGKKPLSVTEKVIAKKQLELYNDPLQDIAEAFKSNTNPENTFYVSSVQIKSLDQLKGMSDERRKAMLRENNPIEIDKAIKYPVN, via the coding sequence ATGAAAAAACTGATTTTATTATTGTTTCCTTTAATCATTTCAGCTCAAACACATCGATTCATTTATCAGTTTCACTACAAATTAGATTCAACAGCAACAGAATTGACTGCCGAAAATATGATCTTGGATGTCAATCCTAATAATGTTAAATTTTATCCTTATTCTTATGCCGAAACAGATTCTTTAAATATTATTAGAGATCAGCATGTATCGAGATGGGACGATCATCTTCCTGCTCTTATTAGAAAAAAAGGTTCTTTTGAAAATACTTCATTGATTTTATTGAATGATTTATTCTCTTTAAAATCAACAGACAAGATGACTTGGAAACTTCTGAATGATACAAAAGTAGATGGTCAATATACATTACAAAAAGCAACCACAACTTTTGGGGGAAGAAATTGGATCGCATGGTTTTCTAAAGATGTTAATTTGAGCGAAGGTCCATACAAATTCCGTGGACTTCCGGGATTGATTTTCGAGATTGAAGACGACAAAAATAACTTTATGTTTAAGCTTTCAAAAAGTATGAAGTTTCCTAAAACGTATGAAGCCAAATTCCTTGAAAGTTTTGCTGGGAAAAAACCACTGTCCGTGACTGAGAAAGTCATTGCAAAAAAACAGTTAGAACTTTACAATGATCCGCTGCAGGATATCGCGGAAGCCTTTAAGTCTAATACAAATCCTGAAAATACCTTTTACGTTTCTAGTGTTCAGATAAAAAGCTTAGACCAGCTAAAAGGAATGTCTGATGAGAGAAGAAAAGCAATGCTCAGAGAAAACAACCCAATCGAGATTGATAAAGCGATAAAATACCCTGTAAATTAA